A genomic segment from Nicotiana sylvestris chromosome 1, ASM39365v2, whole genome shotgun sequence encodes:
- the LOC104218238 gene encoding uncharacterized protein: MKSLLINVPLVEVLEEMPSYTKFMKDLVTKKRSINFETIKVTHQVSAIVQSMVPKLEDPGAFTIPCTIGSVEFSKALYNLGASINLMPYSFFKTLEIRQPRPTSTRLQMADRTMKKPLGVIEDVLVRADKFIPPTDFVILDCEVDYEVPIILGRSFLATGKALCDVEDRELTFRVGDEQVVFHVCKSMRQPNNNELCSFVDLVTDVIVDNTSATINVDDMLKVVLLNFDDDEMDGFMEYVNSFQGMGSYNYAPQKLYLDLENRTTLPIKPSIEEPPSLELKSLSAHLRACGFYIGGATKEEEGYWVDAGGYSGDKPSILQA; the protein is encoded by the exons ATGAAGAGTCTCTTAATTAATGTGCCATTGGTTGAAGTTTTAGAAGAAATGCCCAGTTATACAAAGTTTATGAAAGATCTTGTGACAAAGAAGCGGTCAATAAATTTTGAAACTATCAAagtcactcatcaagtgagtgcaattgtgcaaTCAATGGTTCCCAAGTTGGAGGATCCTGGTGCTTTCACGATTCCTTGTACAATTGGAAGTGTCGAGTTTTCTAAAGCCCTTTATAatcttggggcaagtatcaatttgatgccttattCGTTTTTCAAGACTTTGGAAATTAGACAACCAAGACCCACCTCTAcgagattgcaaatggccgatcGTACCATGAAGAAACCTTTGGGAGTGATTGAAGATGTTTTGGTTCGTGCTGATAAATTCATTCCTCCGACGGATTTTGTCATTCTTGATTGTGAAGTTGATtatgaagtgccgattattcttggaagATCTTttcttgctacggggaaggctcttTGTGATGTGGAAGACAGAGAACTCACCTTTCGGGTGGGTGATGAACAAGTGGTTTTCCATGTGTGTAAATCCATGCGGCAACCAAATAACAATGAattgtgctcttttgtggacttgGTGACCGATGTTATTGTAGATAATACAAGTGCCACAATcaatgttgatgatatgttgaaggtcgtcttgctcaactttgatgatgacgAGATGGATGGCTTCATGGAATATGTGAACTCTTTTcaaggaatggggtcgtacaaTTATGCACCCCAGAAACTAtatttggatcttgaaaataggacaaCTCTTCCTATAAAACCTTCCATTGAAGAGCCTCCTTCCCTGGAGTTGAAGTCATTGTCTGCACATcttcg TGCATGTGGATTCTACATTGGTGGggctacaaaagaggaagaaggctattgggTGGATGCTGGtggatattcgggggataagcccagCATTTTGCAGGCATAA
- the LOC104218233 gene encoding reticulon-like protein B5: MAEHVENSDPKGESLMEKIADKFHGGDDSSSSSDSDTETKKPAAKEEVVAAAEPSSVKDKVWRLFGREKPVHKVFGGGKPADVFLWRNKKISASVLGGATAIWVLFELLEYHLLTLICHILIISLAVLFLWSNATTFINKKPPHIPEIHLPQDPFLQVASALRIEINRALALLREIASGRELKKFLGVVAGLWILSIVGSWCNFLTLFYILFVLLHTVPVLYEKYEDKVDPLAEKAMHEIKKQYAVFDEKVLSKIPRGPLKDKKRE, from the exons ATGGCAGAGCACGTTGAGAATTCGGATCCTAAAGGGGAGTCGTTGATGGAGAAGATCGCCGACAAATTTCACGGCGGTGACGATTCCTCGTCGTCATCCGATTCAGATACCGAAACGAAGAAGCCGGCAGCGAAAGAGGAGGTAGTGGCGGCGGCGGAGCCGTCATCTGTGAAGGACAAAGTTTGGAGGCTATTCGGGAGAGAAAAGCCGGTTCACAAGGTGTTCGGTGGAGGCAAAC CTGCTGATGTATtcttgtggaggaacaagaagaTATCTGCTAGTGTACTTGGTGGAGCAACCGCTATATGGGTTCTTTTCGAATTGCTTGAGTACCACCTGCTCACTTTAATCTGCCACATTTTAATCATCTCTCTTGCAGTCTTATTCTTGTGGTCAAATGCAACCACCTTTATTAACAA GAAACCTCCACATATCCCAGAAATCCACCTTCCACAGGACCCTTTCCTTCAAGTGGCTTCTGCCCTGAGGATCGAAATCAACCGTGCTCTTGCTCTACTGCGGGAAATTGCGTCAGGGAGAGAACTGAAGAAGTTCCTTGGT GTTGTTGCCGGTTTATGGATCCTCTCTATTGTGGGTAGCTGGTGCAACTTTTTGACGCTGTTCTACATAT TATTTGTGCTCCTCCACACAGTTCCTGTTCTTTATGAGAAATATGAAGATAAAGTGGATCCTTTAGCTGAGAAGGCAATGCACGAGATCAAGAAGCAATATGCTGTTTTTGATGAAAAGGTTTTGAGCAAAATTCCAAGAGGACCATTGAAAGACAAGAAGAGGGAATAG